The Bacillus marinisedimentorum genome contains a region encoding:
- the aroE gene encoding shikimate dehydrogenase gives MKRLIGLIGDPVAHSKSPQMHNVQFESLGLPFSYHAFQVPDEMLSGAVSGMKALGFKGFNVTIPHKVAVMEYLDEVSDEAMRIGAVNTVVNESGKLVGYNTDGKGYLLSLEKETGISLKGKKLLVIGAGGAARALLVTLLEGGAGRVDIANRSLEKARALVRALSQGACKVLSLPEAEQRLGDYDLIVNTTPVGMSPNIEQSPIKVENIKPGAIASDIVYNPLETEFLQQSRKKGAVIHTGIGMFAGQGALAFERWTGRIPDFEAMKRTVLEEMNGSHGQ, from the coding sequence ATGAAAAGACTGATAGGGTTAATCGGGGATCCGGTGGCGCATTCAAAATCCCCGCAAATGCATAATGTCCAATTCGAATCGCTCGGCCTGCCTTTTTCCTACCATGCTTTTCAGGTGCCGGACGAAATGCTCTCCGGAGCGGTGAGCGGGATGAAGGCCCTGGGCTTTAAAGGTTTCAATGTCACGATTCCTCACAAAGTCGCTGTCATGGAATATTTGGATGAAGTATCAGATGAAGCGATGCGAATCGGTGCTGTCAACACAGTGGTAAACGAAAGCGGCAAGCTGGTTGGCTATAATACGGATGGTAAAGGCTATCTTTTATCACTTGAAAAAGAAACCGGAATCAGCTTGAAAGGGAAGAAGCTCCTCGTCATCGGAGCGGGCGGCGCTGCCCGGGCATTGCTTGTGACCCTGCTTGAAGGCGGAGCAGGACGGGTCGACATTGCCAACAGGTCACTGGAGAAGGCCCGGGCCCTTGTGCGCGCGTTGTCCCAGGGCGCCTGCAAGGTGCTGTCCCTGCCTGAAGCGGAGCAGCGTCTCGGTGACTATGACCTTATCGTCAATACGACACCCGTCGGCATGTCGCCGAATATCGAACAATCCCCGATTAAGGTTGAAAACATAAAGCCGGGCGCAATTGCAAGCGATATTGTTTATAACCCGCTTGAAACGGAATTTCTGCAGCAAAGCCGCAAAAAAGGGGCTGTTATCCATACCGGGATCGGAATGTTTGCTGGTCAGGGTGCGCTTGCCTTTGAGCGGTGGACAGGCAGGATTCCGGATTTTGAGGCGATGAAAAGGACCGTCCTTGAGGAAATGAATGGCAGCCATGGACAATAA
- the yqeH gene encoding ribosome biogenesis GTPase YqeH: protein MDEEKRNDLLGGKKVTEHEQETCIGCGIAIQTEDKKAPGYAPPSALEREQVICQRCFRLKHYNEIQDVPLTDDDFLKILNGLGQTDALIVKLVDIFDFNGSWLPGLHRFAGGNPVLLIGNKADLLPKSVKRNKLINWMERLAKELGLKPVDIHLISAEKGHGIEKAAEAIEHYRDGRDVYIVGSTNVGKSTFINRIIKMYTGENEDVITTSHFPGTTLGLIGIPLDDGTSLYDTPGIINHHQMAHYVDDKDLKTITPKKEIKPRIYQLNDGQTLFFGGLARFDFVKGDRSSFTVYLSNELNIHRTKLEKADDLYREHAGELLSPPRSEGTAELPELVKHEFSIREGKTDIVFSGLGWVTVNDPGIKIAAYAPKGVTVSIRQSLI from the coding sequence ATGGATGAGGAAAAAAGGAATGATTTATTGGGAGGAAAAAAAGTGACTGAACACGAGCAAGAGACATGTATCGGATGTGGTATCGCCATTCAGACGGAAGACAAAAAAGCGCCTGGCTATGCCCCGCCTTCAGCCCTTGAACGGGAGCAGGTGATTTGCCAGCGCTGCTTCAGGCTCAAGCATTATAATGAAATCCAGGATGTTCCTCTTACTGATGATGATTTCCTGAAAATTTTAAACGGGCTTGGCCAAACGGATGCCTTGATTGTGAAGCTTGTCGATATTTTTGATTTCAACGGCAGCTGGCTGCCGGGCCTGCACAGGTTTGCCGGCGGAAACCCGGTTTTATTGATCGGCAATAAAGCCGACCTGCTCCCTAAATCCGTAAAGCGGAATAAACTCATTAACTGGATGGAGCGTCTGGCGAAGGAACTCGGTCTAAAGCCGGTTGATATCCATCTGATCAGCGCAGAGAAAGGGCATGGCATCGAAAAAGCCGCCGAGGCGATCGAGCATTACAGGGATGGCCGCGATGTCTATATCGTTGGGAGCACAAATGTGGGCAAGTCCACATTCATCAACCGAATCATCAAAATGTACACGGGTGAAAATGAAGATGTCATTACGACATCACACTTTCCGGGAACGACGCTCGGTCTGATCGGAATACCGCTTGACGACGGCACGTCGCTTTACGATACGCCGGGTATTATCAATCATCACCAGATGGCGCACTATGTTGATGATAAAGACTTGAAAACAATCACGCCCAAGAAAGAGATTAAACCCCGGATTTACCAGCTTAATGATGGGCAGACCCTCTTTTTTGGCGGACTGGCCCGCTTTGATTTCGTCAAAGGGGACAGGTCTTCATTCACGGTGTATCTGTCTAATGAGCTGAACATCCATCGGACAAAACTGGAAAAGGCCGATGATTTGTACCGTGAACATGCTGGCGAACTGTTAAGCCCCCCGAGGAGCGAAGGAACCGCGGAACTTCCGGAGCTGGTGAAACACGAATTTTCCATCCGGGAAGGGAAGACAGACATCGTATTTTCAGGTCTCGGTTGGGTGACAGTCAATGATCCGGGCATCAAAATAGCGGCATACGCACCTAAAGGGGTAACTGTATCAATCCGCCAGTCACTGATTTGA
- a CDS encoding sporulation histidine kinase inhibitor Sda, with protein sequence MKNLSDDLLIESYLKAVELQLSRDFISLIKSEIDRRALTSRIRVSS encoded by the coding sequence ATGAAAAACCTATCTGATGACCTGCTGATCGAATCTTACCTGAAAGCCGTTGAGCTTCAATTGAGCCGTGATTTCATTTCTTTGATCAAGTCCGAAATAGACAGAAGAGCGTTGACAAGCCGAATCCGAGTCTCATCCTAA
- the rsfS gene encoding ribosome silencing factor, translated as MTEREVLHVAAKAADDKRAEDIIALDMKGVSLVADYFLICHGNSEKQVQAIAREVKDTASENGIGIERLEGFDSGRWVLVDLKGVVVHIFHKDERNYYNLERLWGDARRIDILEEISS; from the coding sequence GTGACAGAACGTGAAGTTTTACATGTGGCTGCAAAAGCCGCGGATGATAAAAGGGCGGAAGATATTATTGCCCTTGATATGAAAGGCGTTTCCCTCGTAGCAGACTATTTTTTGATTTGCCACGGTAACTCAGAAAAGCAGGTCCAGGCGATTGCGAGAGAAGTCAAAGATACAGCGAGCGAAAACGGCATCGGAATCGAGCGGCTTGAAGGTTTTGACTCCGGGCGCTGGGTTCTGGTTGACCTAAAAGGTGTTGTCGTCCACATTTTCCATAAAGACGAACGGAATTATTATAATCTTGAACGGCTCTGGGGCGACGCCAGGCGCATCGACATTCTTGAAGAAATATCTTCATGA
- the yhbY gene encoding ribosome assembly RNA-binding protein YhbY, with the protein MLTGKQKRFLRSKAHHLNPIFQVGKGGVNENLIQQVKDALEARELIKVSVLQNCEQDKQEVAELLSEGASAELVQVIGNTIVLYKESENKKQIELP; encoded by the coding sequence ATGCTGACTGGGAAACAAAAACGTTTTTTGCGTTCAAAAGCCCATCATTTGAATCCGATTTTTCAGGTCGGAAAAGGCGGAGTGAATGAAAACCTTATCCAGCAGGTCAAAGATGCACTGGAGGCAAGGGAATTGATCAAGGTCAGTGTTTTGCAGAACTGTGAACAGGATAAACAAGAAGTAGCAGAGCTTCTGTCAGAAGGGGCATCTGCCGAACTTGTTCAGGTTATCGGAAATACAATTGTTTTATATAAAGAGTCGGAAAACAAAAAGCAAATCGAACTGCCGTAG
- the comER gene encoding late competence protein ComER, with protein sequence MKIGIIGTGNMGSILAEAMIESQAIPPSHITVTNRTLSKARSLQRSFPDIKVAANAQETALNCDFVFICVKPKDIFPLLQQIKPALSRDSCLVSITSPVSIEQLESAVPTQVARVIPSITNRALSGVSLVTFGHEMRESRKQELWKMLEQFSLPVVIQEDVTRAASDIVSCGPAFISYLLQRFIDAGVKETKITREQATTLMEQMMIGFGKLMEKEIFTLETLQEKVCVKGGVTGEGIEVLKEEVGPVFEHLFQRTHAKYERDKEETKSQFGIY encoded by the coding sequence TTGAAAATCGGTATTATCGGGACCGGGAACATGGGCAGCATTCTGGCCGAAGCAATGATTGAATCGCAAGCCATTCCCCCTTCCCACATCACTGTAACGAACCGGACGCTAAGCAAGGCCCGCTCATTGCAGCGGTCTTTTCCAGATATCAAGGTTGCAGCGAATGCACAGGAAACGGCTCTGAATTGCGACTTCGTTTTCATATGCGTGAAGCCGAAAGACATTTTTCCGCTTCTACAGCAAATCAAGCCAGCTCTTTCGCGGGATTCGTGTCTTGTTTCCATTACAAGCCCGGTGAGCATCGAACAGCTTGAGTCAGCGGTCCCAACGCAGGTAGCCCGCGTAATTCCGAGCATCACCAACAGAGCACTTAGCGGCGTTTCCCTCGTTACATTCGGCCACGAGATGAGAGAGAGCCGCAAACAAGAATTATGGAAAATGCTCGAACAATTTTCCCTGCCGGTTGTGATCCAGGAAGACGTGACACGGGCAGCCTCAGATATTGTGAGCTGCGGGCCCGCATTCATAAGCTATTTGCTGCAGCGGTTCATAGACGCGGGGGTAAAAGAGACAAAAATCACCAGGGAACAGGCTACAACCCTGATGGAACAAATGATGATCGGATTCGGCAAACTGATGGAAAAAGAAATTTTCACCCTCGAAACATTACAGGAGAAAGTATGTGTCAAAGGAGGGGTGACAGGAGAAGGAATCGAAGTACTGAAAGAAGAGGTGGGCCCTGTATTTGAACACTTATTTCAGCGAACTCATGCCAAATACGAACGGGACAAAGAAGAGACCAAATCACAGTTCGGTATATACTGA
- a CDS encoding YqeG family HAD IIIA-type phosphatase, with the protein MLTKFLPNEHVRSVYEITPAKLKERGVKGVITDLDNTLVAWDEPYATPELIRWFKTLEENGIVVTIISNNDKQRVTAFSEPLGLPFIYRAQKPMSKAFNQALKDMKLSKDEVVVIGDQLLTDVLGANSIGLHSILVVPVAQSDGFFTKFNRKVESTILSWMRKKGMIYWEEKK; encoded by the coding sequence TTGCTTACTAAATTTTTGCCGAACGAGCATGTTCGTTCTGTATATGAAATCACCCCGGCTAAACTGAAGGAGCGGGGGGTCAAAGGAGTCATTACCGATCTTGACAATACCCTGGTCGCATGGGACGAGCCCTATGCAACCCCCGAACTGATCAGGTGGTTCAAAACACTCGAAGAAAACGGGATTGTTGTGACAATCATTTCAAACAATGATAAACAAAGGGTCACCGCGTTTTCTGAACCGCTCGGCCTCCCTTTTATCTATAGAGCTCAGAAACCTATGAGCAAGGCTTTTAATCAGGCCCTGAAAGATATGAAGCTTTCAAAAGATGAAGTTGTCGTCATCGGCGACCAGCTGCTTACTGATGTCCTCGGTGCCAACAGTATCGGCCTTCATTCCATCCTTGTTGTACCCGTTGCGCAGTCGGATGGCTTTTTTACGAAATTCAACCGTAAAGTTGAAAGTACCATTTTGTCATGGATGAGGAAAAAAGGAATGATTTATTGGGAGGAAAAAAAGTGA
- a CDS encoding class I SAM-dependent DNA methyltransferase — MNMAYEHFAYYYDYLMEDVPYEKWVDFVLKTAGHYGVGGKRMLDLACGTGTLAIGLAESGLEVEGLDISPEMLAAASRKAAEAGITLPLYEQDMTAFEGLGDFDMIGCFIDSLNYLENGSSVRNVFINAFEALKPGGILMFDVHTIYKINHIFMNATFADSDEEVSYIWNSFPGDEPDSVEHELTFYCKQKGSPGLYKRFDEIHYQRTFPEDHYVKWLEEAGFGEISSETEADSGPGQAERLFFTAQKPIV; from the coding sequence ATGAATATGGCGTATGAACATTTTGCATACTATTATGATTACTTGATGGAAGACGTTCCCTATGAGAAGTGGGTTGATTTTGTGTTGAAGACAGCGGGGCATTACGGAGTGGGGGGAAAGCGAATGCTTGACCTTGCCTGCGGGACCGGCACTCTTGCAATCGGCCTTGCCGAATCAGGACTGGAAGTGGAAGGGCTCGACATTTCTCCGGAAATGCTTGCCGCCGCGAGCCGCAAAGCAGCGGAAGCAGGCATAACACTTCCGCTTTATGAACAGGATATGACAGCATTTGAGGGACTCGGGGATTTTGACATGATTGGCTGTTTTATTGATTCCCTGAATTATCTGGAAAACGGCAGTTCTGTCCGGAATGTATTCATAAATGCTTTTGAAGCCCTCAAACCAGGCGGCATCCTCATGTTTGATGTGCATACCATTTACAAAATCAATCACATTTTCATGAATGCGACGTTTGCCGACAGTGATGAAGAAGTCTCGTATATTTGGAACAGTTTCCCTGGAGACGAGCCGGACAGTGTCGAACATGAGCTGACGTTTTACTGTAAACAGAAAGGCAGTCCCGGACTTTATAAACGGTTCGACGAAATTCATTATCAGCGCACTTTTCCAGAAGATCATTATGTCAAATGGCTTGAAGAAGCAGGGTTCGGAGAAATATCTTCTGAAACGGAGGCGGACAGCGGGCCTGGACAGGCCGAAAGGTTATTCTTCACTGCACAAAAACCAATCGTCTGA
- a CDS encoding nicotinate-nucleotide adenylyltransferase, which yields MKNIGILGGTFDPPHYGHLLIAQEAYHQLSLDEVWFMPSNVPPHKEKESDSTAGDRLEMTRCAISGNDAFKLNDVELRRTGPSYTIDTIRLITDKEKDAVFYFIIGSDMVEYLPKWKNIDDLLRYVTFAGVKRPGYSLETEYPIAEVEVREFDVSSSFLRERIATGGNVRYYLPDEVRLYIEENGLYAKREST from the coding sequence ATGAAGAACATTGGAATTCTCGGCGGTACATTCGATCCTCCCCATTACGGGCATCTGTTAATCGCACAGGAGGCTTATCATCAATTATCGCTTGATGAAGTATGGTTCATGCCATCGAATGTGCCTCCTCATAAAGAGAAGGAAAGTGATTCCACAGCAGGGGATCGTCTCGAAATGACGAGGTGCGCCATTTCTGGAAATGATGCTTTCAAACTGAATGATGTTGAACTTCGGCGGACAGGCCCAAGCTATACGATCGACACAATCAGACTTATCACTGACAAGGAAAAGGATGCCGTATTTTATTTCATTATCGGGTCCGACATGGTCGAATATTTGCCGAAGTGGAAAAATATTGACGATCTTCTTCGCTATGTGACGTTCGCAGGTGTGAAACGGCCCGGTTATTCACTTGAGACAGAGTATCCCATCGCAGAAGTGGAAGTACGCGAGTTTGATGTTTCATCATCTTTTTTACGGGAGCGCATTGCAACAGGCGGCAATGTCCGCTATTACCTGCCCGATGAAGTCAGATTATATATCGAGGAGAATGGGCTGTATGCAAAAAGAGAAAGCACTTGA
- a CDS encoding YhcN/YlaJ family sporulation lipoprotein codes for MNGKSCILSIALATVLTGCTDGVSVYEKGNVEPFTPREYYRAHTNLNEIGAATSADIVKKMTAKISSLEGVREAVVLTHNNEHIIAVRPAPYLRKNENALINDIKPLLENTPTVKVITDPGMYRTAKRLWKKKNGGLIDEEWMETWKSFLEKAAEKNSPAGELFGQ; via the coding sequence ATGAATGGAAAATCATGCATTTTATCCATAGCTCTTGCAACTGTTTTGACAGGCTGCACAGACGGGGTATCGGTATATGAAAAAGGAAATGTTGAGCCGTTTACCCCGAGGGAGTATTACCGGGCCCATACCAATCTGAATGAAATAGGTGCTGCAACCTCTGCTGATATCGTAAAGAAAATGACAGCAAAGATCTCCAGCCTGGAAGGTGTGCGGGAAGCGGTGGTCCTTACCCATAACAATGAACATATTATTGCTGTCAGACCGGCCCCCTATTTGCGGAAAAACGAAAATGCGCTCATAAATGATATAAAACCGCTTCTTGAAAATACGCCGACAGTCAAAGTCATAACCGATCCCGGCATGTACAGAACAGCGAAACGGCTGTGGAAAAAAAAGAATGGCGGCCTTATTGATGAGGAATGGATGGAAACATGGAAGTCATTTCTTGAAAAGGCCGCCGAAAAAAACAGTCCGGCAGGAGAACTTTTCGGCCAATAG
- the yqeK gene encoding bis(5'-nucleosyl)-tetraphosphatase (symmetrical) YqeK, translating to MQKEKALDLVKGQLTEKRYRHTLGVAETAVRLAGRNDVDEKEAELAAIFHDYAKFRDKSEMKRIIKENGMDDRLLEYHHELWHAPAGAVLVREETGLEDADILSAIRWHTTGKAGMTALDKVIFLADYIEPGRSFPGVNEVRSLAEQSLDDAVILALKNTIQFIMSKGQPVFPDTVDAYNDLVMKKNKTERSRRDA from the coding sequence ATGCAAAAAGAGAAAGCACTTGATCTCGTAAAAGGACAACTTACAGAAAAGCGCTATCGGCATACACTTGGCGTTGCAGAAACTGCGGTTCGCCTGGCCGGGCGTAATGATGTAGATGAAAAGGAAGCCGAACTTGCCGCCATTTTCCATGATTACGCCAAGTTCAGGGACAAATCAGAAATGAAACGGATCATTAAGGAAAACGGAATGGATGACAGGCTTCTTGAGTACCACCATGAACTGTGGCATGCTCCTGCCGGTGCAGTGCTCGTCCGTGAGGAAACGGGACTGGAGGACGCTGATATCCTGTCTGCAATCCGCTGGCATACGACAGGGAAAGCCGGTATGACTGCCCTGGATAAAGTGATTTTCCTTGCTGATTATATCGAGCCGGGCCGCAGCTTTCCGGGTGTGAATGAAGTGAGGAGTCTGGCGGAACAAAGTCTTGATGATGCTGTCATCCTGGCGCTTAAAAATACGATTCAATTTATTATGAGTAAAGGCCAGCCGGTTTTTCCCGATACGGTTGATGCATACAACGACCTTGTAATGAAGAAAAATAAAACAGAAAGAAGCAGGAGGGATGCATAG